From the genome of Marixanthomonas ophiurae, one region includes:
- a CDS encoding T9SS type A sorting domain-containing protein gives MKKITLLVAALAVTAFTTAQTVLSHSTDNTLFETGSVACASDPDQVPQTGDEGSSDNIFYRSYVPANFGISGDFEVQGANFFISFQDVGGTDPTSFFTVRFYVSDGVFPNGTLIEIASQDLSATVADHGTLFEVTLDTPVSVSADAEIVIGVDFPEALPVPDNYDIRIGINGAGQDAPSYLTSDACGIAIPTPAADVGPGFPNNNIILDLVGMEVLGVNEELLSQVSVYPNPATDVINLNVPSSVELQNVSIFDVLGKEVKRASASQVSIADLSAGVYILKAETSAGELTEKIVKN, from the coding sequence CAACAGCACAAACAGTGCTGTCACATTCAACAGATAATACCCTTTTTGAAACTGGTTCTGTTGCATGTGCTAGCGATCCAGATCAGGTGCCACAAACCGGAGATGAAGGGTCAAGTGATAATATTTTCTATAGATCTTATGTGCCTGCAAATTTTGGTATCTCAGGAGATTTTGAGGTTCAAGGAGCTAACTTCTTTATATCATTTCAAGATGTTGGAGGAACCGATCCAACTTCTTTTTTTACAGTGAGATTTTATGTTTCTGATGGTGTTTTTCCAAATGGAACTTTAATTGAAATTGCTTCTCAAGATTTATCAGCTACCGTAGCAGATCATGGCACCCTTTTTGAAGTTACTCTTGATACCCCAGTATCTGTTTCTGCTGATGCCGAAATAGTTATTGGTGTTGATTTTCCTGAAGCATTACCTGTTCCAGACAATTATGATATTAGAATAGGTATTAATGGTGCTGGTCAAGATGCTCCAAGTTATCTTACATCTGATGCTTGTGGTATTGCAATACCTACACCAGCTGCAGATGTTGGTCCTGGTTTTCCAAATAACAATATTATTTTAGATTTAGTTGGTATGGAAGTGTTAGGAGTTAATGAAGAGTTACTTTCTCAAGTTTCTGTTTATCCAAATCCTGCAACAGATGTTATTAACTTAAATGTTCCTTCTTCTGTAGAATTACAGAATGTATCAATATTTGATGTATTAGGAAAAGAAGTAAAGCGCGCATCTGCTAGCCAAGTTAGCATAGCAGATCTTTCTGCTGGTGTTTACATCCTAAAAGCTGAAACCTCTGCAGGTGAGTTGACTGAAAAAATCGTTAAGAACTAA